Proteins co-encoded in one Sporosarcina sp. FSL K6-1522 genomic window:
- the floA gene encoding flotillin-like protein FloA (flotillin-like protein involved in membrane lipid rafts) produces MTALAGSAGVIGLVAIIVFAIIVLAVFFTLVPVALWISAMAAGVRVSIFTLIGMRLRRVIPSRVVNPLIKAHKAGLDVGINQLESHYLAGGNVDRVVNALIAAHRANIELSFERAAAIDLAGRDVLEAVQMSVNPKVIETPFIAGVAMNGIEVKAKARITVRANIDRLVGGAGEETVVARVGEGIVSTIGSSVDHAKVLENPDMISQTVLAKGLDSGTAFEILSIDIADVDIGKNIGAELQTEQAMADKSIAQAKAEERRAMAVASEQEMKAKVEEMRAKVVGAEAEVPLAMAEALRSGNIGIMDYVNYKNIQADTSMRDSISKLGGNHPEQDSKK; encoded by the coding sequence ATGACAGCATTAGCAGGTTCAGCAGGTGTAATAGGTCTTGTCGCAATAATCGTTTTCGCCATTATTGTCTTGGCTGTATTTTTCACACTTGTCCCAGTAGCGCTATGGATTTCTGCCATGGCTGCAGGCGTACGCGTGAGCATCTTTACATTGATTGGTATGCGTCTTCGTCGAGTAATCCCGAGTCGCGTCGTGAATCCACTCATTAAGGCACATAAAGCAGGTTTAGACGTTGGTATTAACCAATTGGAGAGTCATTACTTGGCGGGAGGAAACGTTGACCGTGTCGTTAACGCTTTGATTGCAGCACACCGTGCGAATATCGAGCTTTCATTCGAGCGTGCAGCAGCAATCGATCTTGCCGGGCGTGACGTGCTAGAAGCAGTTCAAATGTCCGTTAACCCGAAAGTTATCGAAACACCGTTTATTGCGGGTGTGGCGATGAACGGGATTGAAGTAAAAGCGAAAGCGCGTATTACAGTGCGTGCGAATATTGACCGACTGGTTGGGGGAGCTGGAGAAGAAACGGTTGTTGCCCGTGTTGGTGAAGGGATCGTATCAACGATTGGTTCATCTGTCGACCATGCAAAAGTGTTGGAAAATCCAGATATGATTTCTCAAACAGTCTTGGCAAAAGGCCTTGACTCAGGAACAGCTTTTGAAATTTTATCGATTGATATTGCAGACGTTGATATCGGCAAAAACATCGGTGCAGAATTACAGACGGAGCAAGCGATGGCGGATAAGAGTATCGCCCAAGCGAAAGCGGAAGAGCGTCGTGCGATGGCCGTTGCAAGTGAACAAGAGATGAAAGCGAAAGTTGAAGAAATGCGTGCCAAAGTTGTTGGAGCAGAGGCAGAAGTTCCACTTGCGATGGCAGAAGCTCTACGTTCGGGGAATATTGGTATTATGGATTACGTGAATTACAAAAACATCCAAGCTGATACAAGTATGCGTGATTCCATCAGTAAATTAGGTGGCAATCATCCGGAGCAGGACAGTAAAAAATAA
- the deoC gene encoding deoxyribose-phosphate aldolase, protein MNTTFATYIDHTLLKADATREEIVTLCQEAHHYSFASVCVNPAWVKTAAAELEGSTVKVCTVIGFPLGASTSEVKAFETTDAIQKGAGEIDMVINIGALRSGDTDTVQKDIEAVVAAAKGQAIVKVIIETALLTDQEKRKACELAVLAGADFVKTSTGFSTGGATEADVKLMRAVVGPETGVKASGGVRNVEDLKKMIDAGATRIGASSGVEIMKGLASKTDY, encoded by the coding sequence TTGAATACAACATTTGCAACGTATATTGATCACACATTATTAAAAGCAGACGCAACGCGGGAAGAAATTGTGACGCTCTGTCAAGAAGCACATCATTATTCATTTGCATCGGTCTGCGTCAACCCAGCGTGGGTGAAAACGGCTGCTGCAGAACTGGAAGGGTCTACTGTTAAAGTTTGTACTGTGATTGGTTTCCCACTTGGGGCATCAACTTCCGAAGTGAAAGCATTTGAAACAACAGACGCCATTCAAAAAGGCGCAGGCGAAATCGATATGGTTATTAATATTGGAGCGCTTCGCAGCGGAGACACTGATACTGTGCAAAAGGATATTGAAGCAGTCGTAGCTGCGGCTAAAGGGCAAGCGATTGTTAAAGTCATCATTGAAACGGCTCTTTTAACAGATCAGGAGAAAAGGAAAGCTTGTGAACTTGCTGTTTTAGCAGGAGCTGACTTTGTGAAGACATCAACGGGCTTCTCAACGGGTGGTGCTACAGAAGCGGATGTTAAGTTAATGAGAGCGGTTGTTGGACCAGAAACAGGCGTCAAAGCATCAGGCGGGGTTCGAAATGTGGAGGATTTGAAAAAAATGATTGATGCAGGTGCGACAAGAATCGGTGCCAGCTCAGGCGTTGAGATTATGAAGGGATTGGCGTCTAAAACGGATTATTAA
- a CDS encoding nodulation protein NfeD: MHKMMGRILLFILLMSAITLPFSDTSAKTTTVYKVPIQNEVEKGLYAFLQRSFAEAEEAGAEAIFLVIDTPGGFTDAAGKIATLMDDTELKIIAYIDNRALSAGAFLALHADEIYMAPSGTMGAAQVIDSAGNAADVKADSAWRAAMVSAAKSSKRDPEYALAMADPNIDLRAYRAGVGELLTLTADDALEVKYSEGTVASFNELLKETGFENAQVISTNETISESIARLITHPIVVPILLSIAGLGLVLELYSPGFGVPGTMAIASLVLFFYGHLVAGLAGYEALILFVIGVGLVIAEIFLPFGIAGAVGALAIIGSIIMAGGNPMHMAISVLIAIAIAVTGMVIIMKFFGKKLHLLNKVVLMDSTDTELGYVSNVNRVELLGREAKTSTPLRPAGTVELDGERIDVVSEGSYIDRGKNVTIVKVEGSRIVVRELEKKGENE; this comes from the coding sequence ATGCATAAAATGATGGGAAGAATTCTTCTGTTCATTTTATTGATGTCGGCGATAACGCTTCCTTTTTCGGATACGAGTGCGAAGACGACTACAGTCTATAAAGTACCTATTCAAAATGAAGTGGAAAAAGGATTGTATGCATTTTTACAACGTTCATTTGCAGAAGCCGAAGAGGCAGGTGCAGAAGCTATTTTTCTTGTGATCGATACGCCGGGTGGTTTTACAGATGCGGCTGGAAAAATTGCTACGTTAATGGACGATACTGAATTGAAGATTATCGCTTATATCGATAATCGTGCGTTATCAGCAGGGGCTTTTCTAGCACTTCATGCAGATGAAATCTATATGGCACCAAGTGGTACCATGGGTGCTGCACAAGTGATTGATTCGGCGGGGAATGCGGCAGATGTGAAAGCAGACAGTGCGTGGCGAGCAGCAATGGTCAGTGCTGCCAAATCATCAAAACGTGATCCAGAGTATGCGTTAGCGATGGCGGATCCGAATATTGACCTACGAGCTTATCGTGCTGGTGTAGGCGAACTGTTAACATTGACAGCAGATGATGCCTTGGAGGTAAAATATAGTGAAGGGACTGTCGCCTCGTTTAACGAATTGCTCAAAGAGACCGGTTTTGAAAACGCCCAAGTTATTTCAACAAACGAAACGATTTCTGAAAGTATTGCACGTCTCATTACGCATCCCATTGTCGTGCCAATTTTGTTGTCCATTGCAGGACTAGGGCTTGTATTGGAGCTCTATTCACCGGGCTTCGGTGTGCCGGGAACGATGGCCATTGCGTCATTAGTTTTGTTTTTCTACGGTCATCTTGTTGCGGGGCTTGCAGGTTATGAGGCGCTCATTCTGTTTGTAATCGGTGTGGGTCTCGTCATTGCAGAGATTTTTCTACCGTTTGGCATAGCGGGGGCTGTAGGTGCGCTTGCAATTATTGGCAGTATCATTATGGCAGGCGGCAATCCGATGCATATGGCGATATCTGTCTTAATCGCGATTGCTATCGCTGTTACGGGGATGGTGATAATTATGAAGTTTTTCGGTAAGAAATTGCATTTACTCAACAAAGTTGTACTGATGGATTCGACGGATACGGAGCTTGGTTACGTGTCAAATGTGAATAGAGTGGAGCTACTTGGACGTGAGGCAAAAACGTCAACGCCACTGCGACCAGCAGGTACAGTTGAGCTAGATGGTGAACGAATTGATGTTGTTTCCGAAGGAAGTTACATTGACAGAGGAAAAAATGTTACCATTGTGAAGGTTGAAGGTTCCCGGATTGTTGTGAGGGAATTAGAAAAGAAAGGGGAGAATGAATAA
- the dnaJ gene encoding molecular chaperone DnaJ, which produces MSKRDYYEVLGLTKSASKDEIRKAYRSLSKKYHPDLNKAADAEEKFKEATEAYEVLSDETKKANYDQFGHADPNQGFGGFGGGGDGFGFEDIFSTFFGGGGGRRRDPNAPRKGDDLQYSMTIDFMEAVFGKETEIEIPKEENCDTCEGSGAKKGTSPKTCNHCGGSGQISVTQNTPLGQMVNRRACPQCQGTGKIIPEKCTTCHGAGKVTKRKKIKVTIPEGVDDGQQLRVSGQGEPGHKGGPAGDLYIVFRVKPHEKFIREDDDIYLELGLTYPQAALGDEIEVPTVQGDVKLKIPAGTQTGTRFRLKGKGVKNVHGRGIGDQHVIVKVLTPKKMTEKQKELMREFAAISGNTPDEYSSSLFDKIKRTIKGD; this is translated from the coding sequence ATGAGTAAACGAGATTATTATGAGGTGCTAGGTTTAACGAAATCAGCATCAAAAGACGAAATTAGGAAAGCGTACAGATCGCTTTCAAAGAAATATCACCCAGACTTGAACAAAGCGGCAGATGCAGAGGAGAAATTTAAAGAAGCAACAGAAGCTTATGAAGTGCTAAGTGATGAGACGAAAAAAGCGAATTACGACCAGTTTGGTCATGCGGATCCAAACCAAGGATTTGGTGGTTTCGGAGGTGGCGGTGATGGCTTTGGGTTTGAAGATATCTTCAGCACGTTTTTCGGCGGCGGTGGTGGTCGCCGACGTGATCCAAATGCACCGCGAAAAGGTGATGATTTACAATACTCCATGACAATTGATTTTATGGAAGCTGTTTTCGGTAAAGAAACTGAGATTGAAATTCCGAAAGAAGAAAACTGTGACACATGTGAAGGCTCAGGCGCTAAAAAAGGAACATCTCCTAAAACATGTAATCATTGTGGTGGTTCAGGACAAATCAGCGTGACGCAAAACACGCCGCTTGGCCAGATGGTAAATCGCAGAGCATGTCCACAGTGTCAAGGGACAGGTAAAATCATCCCGGAAAAATGTACAACATGCCATGGTGCAGGAAAAGTGACGAAAAGAAAAAAAATCAAGGTCACGATTCCAGAAGGTGTTGACGATGGGCAACAGCTACGCGTATCAGGTCAAGGGGAACCAGGTCATAAAGGCGGCCCAGCAGGTGATTTGTACATCGTGTTCCGCGTCAAACCGCATGAGAAATTTATCCGTGAAGATGACGATATTTACTTAGAGCTCGGTTTAACGTATCCACAAGCCGCACTTGGCGATGAAATCGAAGTGCCGACTGTACAAGGCGATGTGAAGTTGAAAATCCCAGCAGGTACTCAAACAGGTACACGCTTCCGCTTGAAAGGCAAGGGTGTCAAAAACGTTCATGGCCGTGGAATTGGTGACCAGCATGTCATTGTGAAAGTATTGACACCGAAAAAAATGACTGAAAAACAAAAAGAATTGATGCGTGAATTTGCAGCGATTAGCGGCAATACACCTGACGAGTACTCTAGTTCATTATTCGATAAAATTAAACGAACAATCAAAGGCGACTGA
- the prmA gene encoding 50S ribosomal protein L11 methyltransferase, translated as MKWSEVAIHTTHEATEAVANILHEAGASGVVIEDSAEPDRIHEDRYGEIYALDKNDFPTDGVIVKAYLPVNSFLIETVKDISQSIEGLAEFGLDIGKNVIQTNEVDEEDWATAWKQYYHPVKISGRFTIVPTWEQYEPVESDELIIELDPGMAFGTGTHPTTVMCLQALEKYVKPGSTVVDVGTGSGVLSIGAALLGASRVHALDLDEVAVVAAKENIALNKVDEIIEVTHGNLLDSVKVPANIIIANILAEVILSFSGDAYAILPEDGLFIVSGIIGQKRDLVKDDLIAKGFDIIESVLMEDWVAIVAQKRGV; from the coding sequence TTGAAATGGTCGGAAGTTGCGATTCATACAACGCATGAAGCGACAGAAGCAGTTGCGAATATTTTACATGAAGCAGGTGCTAGTGGAGTCGTTATTGAAGATTCTGCAGAGCCAGACCGTATTCATGAAGACCGTTACGGGGAAATCTATGCGCTCGACAAAAACGATTTTCCAACAGACGGCGTGATTGTAAAAGCCTATTTACCTGTCAATAGTTTTTTAATCGAAACGGTGAAAGACATTAGTCAATCTATAGAAGGGCTAGCGGAATTTGGCCTAGATATCGGGAAAAATGTCATTCAGACGAACGAAGTCGATGAAGAAGATTGGGCAACTGCATGGAAACAATATTACCATCCAGTGAAAATTTCCGGCCGCTTTACGATTGTTCCGACTTGGGAGCAGTATGAACCTGTAGAATCTGATGAACTGATTATTGAATTGGACCCAGGGATGGCATTTGGCACAGGGACTCATCCAACGACGGTTATGTGCTTGCAGGCGCTTGAGAAGTATGTCAAGCCTGGAAGTACAGTCGTAGACGTTGGGACGGGGTCAGGTGTCCTGTCAATTGGTGCGGCACTATTAGGCGCATCTCGCGTACATGCACTCGATTTAGATGAGGTTGCGGTTGTTGCAGCGAAAGAGAACATCGCATTGAATAAAGTCGATGAAATTATCGAAGTCACACATGGTAATCTACTGGACTCGGTAAAAGTGCCTGCGAATATTATCATCGCAAATATTCTTGCAGAAGTCATTTTGTCGTTTTCAGGAGATGCTTATGCAATTTTGCCGGAAGATGGGCTATTCATCGTTTCGGGAATCATTGGACAGAAGCGTGATCTAGTGAAGGATGATTTAATCGCTAAAGGCTTCGATATCATTGAGTCTGTCTTAATGGAAGATTGGGTTGCCATCGTTGCCCAGAAAAGGGGCGTGTAA
- the mtaB gene encoding tRNA (N(6)-L-threonylcarbamoyladenosine(37)-C(2))-methylthiotransferase MtaB: protein MSTVAFHTLGCKVNHYETEAIWQLFKDAEYEREDFEKNADVYVINTCTVTNTGDKKSRQVIRRAIRRNPDAVICVTGCYAQTSPAEIMAIPGVDIVVGTQDRTKLLGLIDEYRTGRQPINAVRNIMKNRVYEELDVPAFTDRTRASLKIQEGCNNFCTFCIIPWARGLMRSRDPQEVIRQAQQLVDAGYLELVLTGIHTGGYGEDLKDYNLARLLRDLETQVTGLKRLRISSIEASQITDEVIDVLRDSNIVVRHLHIPIQSGSDTVLKRMRRKYTMEFFGERLDRLREALPDLAITSDVIVGFPGETEEEFMDTYNFIRDYRFSELHVFPYSMRTGTPAARMEDQIDEEVKNERVHRLLELNDQLAKQYASTFEDEVLEVIPESTYKLDPDSGLYEGYTDNYLKVVFPADESMVGKIVRVKITKPGYPYNEGQFVRVVEEQNV from the coding sequence ATGTCGACGGTTGCTTTTCACACGTTAGGTTGCAAAGTTAATCATTACGAAACTGAGGCGATTTGGCAACTTTTTAAAGATGCTGAATATGAACGCGAAGATTTTGAGAAAAACGCTGATGTCTACGTTATCAATACATGTACAGTAACAAATACTGGCGATAAAAAAAGCCGACAGGTGATACGTCGTGCAATCCGAAGAAATCCTGATGCAGTTATTTGTGTCACGGGTTGTTATGCACAAACATCCCCAGCGGAAATTATGGCGATTCCAGGTGTAGATATTGTCGTTGGGACACAGGATCGTACAAAGCTCCTTGGGTTGATTGACGAATATCGTACGGGGCGCCAACCGATTAATGCGGTGCGTAACATTATGAAAAACAGAGTCTATGAAGAATTGGATGTACCCGCATTTACGGACCGTACACGTGCGTCACTGAAAATTCAAGAAGGCTGTAATAATTTCTGTACGTTCTGTATTATTCCGTGGGCACGCGGGCTGATGCGCTCACGTGATCCGCAAGAAGTGATTCGTCAAGCGCAGCAACTTGTTGATGCTGGTTACCTTGAACTTGTTTTGACGGGCATCCATACGGGCGGTTACGGAGAAGATTTAAAAGATTATAACCTGGCACGCCTGTTGCGAGACCTTGAAACACAAGTAACAGGGTTGAAGCGACTTCGTATTAGCTCGATTGAAGCAAGTCAAATAACGGATGAAGTCATTGATGTGCTGAGAGATTCGAACATCGTTGTTCGTCATCTGCATATTCCGATTCAATCTGGTTCGGATACGGTGTTAAAGCGGATGCGCAGGAAGTATACGATGGAATTCTTTGGAGAGCGTCTAGATCGTCTTCGTGAAGCTTTACCGGATTTGGCGATTACATCCGATGTTATCGTCGGTTTCCCGGGCGAAACAGAAGAAGAGTTTATGGATACGTATAATTTCATACGAGACTATCGTTTCTCTGAACTGCATGTTTTCCCTTATTCCATGCGAACAGGTACGCCTGCGGCAAGAATGGAAGACCAAATCGATGAAGAAGTGAAAAATGAACGCGTGCATCGTTTGCTTGAGCTAAATGATCAGCTTGCGAAACAATACGCATCTACTTTTGAAGACGAAGTATTGGAAGTCATTCCAGAATCGACGTACAAGCTTGATCCAGATAGTGGACTTTATGAAGGATATACAGACAACTATTTGAAAGTGGTTTTCCCGGCTGATGAATCGATGGTTGGTAAAATCGTCCGCGTGAAAATTACGAAACCAGGCTATCCTTACAACGAAGGCCAATTTGTCCGCGTTGTTGAAGAACAAAATGTATAA
- a CDS encoding 16S rRNA (uracil(1498)-N(3))-methyltransferase yields the protein MQRYFLEAPFDAEGNAVITGEDGKHIVRVMRMGVGDQVIAVSNGEAFVSEIIVLLAEGVQIERQEGPLVANEMPVRVTIACGLPKGDKLDLIVQKGTELGMAGMIPFEAERSIVKWDAKKGGKKVERLQKIAKEAAEQCHRTVIPTVATPCSFKQLLAEVSHYDVLLIADEEDAKSGEPHRIAERLKNMYHKQSVLAVFGPEGGLSRKEAEVLRAAGFLPMALGPRILRTETAPLYLLSAMSYEFE from the coding sequence TTGCAACGTTATTTCCTAGAAGCGCCATTTGATGCGGAAGGCAATGCTGTAATCACTGGAGAAGACGGTAAACATATTGTTCGCGTGATGCGGATGGGAGTCGGGGATCAGGTGATTGCTGTATCAAATGGAGAGGCGTTTGTCTCTGAAATTATAGTGTTATTAGCAGAAGGTGTTCAGATTGAGCGCCAAGAAGGCCCCCTAGTAGCCAATGAAATGCCCGTCCGTGTGACGATCGCCTGCGGTTTACCAAAAGGAGACAAGCTGGATTTAATCGTCCAAAAAGGGACGGAGCTTGGTATGGCAGGGATGATTCCATTTGAAGCCGAGCGCTCCATCGTTAAGTGGGATGCAAAAAAAGGCGGCAAAAAAGTAGAGCGGCTACAAAAGATTGCGAAAGAGGCTGCCGAACAGTGCCACCGCACGGTTATTCCTACGGTGGCAACGCCTTGTTCGTTTAAGCAGTTATTGGCAGAAGTGAGTCATTATGACGTGTTGCTAATTGCGGACGAAGAAGATGCAAAAAGTGGAGAGCCACATAGAATTGCGGAGAGACTCAAAAACATGTATCATAAACAGTCTGTATTAGCTGTTTTTGGTCCAGAAGGTGGTCTATCTAGAAAAGAGGCTGAAGTTTTACGCGCGGCCGGCTTTTTGCCAATGGCTTTAGGTCCGCGTATCCTCCGAACAGAGACAGCCCCTTTGTATTTATTGTCCGCAATGTCTTACGAATTTGAATGA
- the rpsU gene encoding 30S ribosomal protein S21, whose amino-acid sequence MSKTVVRKNESLEDALRRFKRTVSKSGTIQEVRKHEFYEKPSVKRKKKSEAARKRKF is encoded by the coding sequence ATGTCGAAAACTGTCGTTCGTAAAAACGAATCGCTTGAAGATGCTCTTCGCCGCTTCAAACGTACTGTATCCAAAAGTGGAACAATACAAGAAGTAAGAAAGCATGAGTTTTATGAAAAACCAAGCGTAAAACGCAAAAAGAAGTCTGAAGCTGCTAGGAAACGTAAATTCTAA
- the dnaK gene encoding molecular chaperone DnaK has protein sequence MSKIIGIDLGTTNSVVAVYEGGEPKVIPNPEGNRTTPSVVAFKNGEKQVGEVAKRQSITNPNTIMSVKRHMGSDYKVKVDDKEYTPQEVSAMILQYMKGYAEEYLGEPVTKAVITVPAYFSDAQRQATQDAGKIAGLEVERIINEPTAAALAYGLDKTDEDQTILVYDLGGGTFDVSILELGDGVFQVLATAGDNQLGGDDFDDVIINYLVEEFRKENGIDLSKDKMAMQRLKDGAEKAKKDLSGVTSAQISLPFITAGEAGPLHLEVSLSRAKFDELTAHLVERSMVPTRQAMKDAGLSSSQIDRVILVGGSTRIPAVQDAIQKETGKEPYKGVNPDEVVAMGAAVQGSILSGDVTDVVLLDVTPLSLGIETMGNVFTKLIERNTTIPTSKSQVFSTAADNQPAVDIHVLQGERPMSADNKTLGRFQLTDIPPAPRGVPQIEVTFDIDKNGIVTVKAKDLGTQKEQDITIQASSGLSDEEIERMVKDAEANAEADQKRKEEADLKNEADQLVFMAEKTLKDLEGKVSEEEVKNVEEAKEELKAALEAGDFDEIRAKKEKLEEIVQQMTMKLYEQAAAEGAEGAENAGGPQDDGVVDADFEEIIDEDKK, from the coding sequence ATGAGTAAAATTATTGGTATTGACTTAGGGACAACAAACTCAGTAGTAGCAGTATACGAAGGCGGAGAGCCGAAAGTTATTCCAAATCCAGAAGGTAACCGTACAACACCATCTGTTGTTGCATTTAAAAATGGTGAAAAACAAGTAGGGGAAGTTGCGAAGCGTCAATCGATTACAAACCCAAATACAATCATGTCTGTTAAGCGTCATATGGGCTCAGACTATAAAGTAAAAGTGGATGATAAAGAATATACACCACAAGAAGTATCTGCAATGATTCTTCAGTACATGAAAGGCTATGCAGAAGAGTATCTTGGCGAGCCAGTAACAAAAGCAGTTATTACAGTTCCAGCTTACTTCAGCGATGCACAGCGTCAAGCGACACAAGATGCAGGTAAAATTGCAGGTCTTGAGGTAGAGCGTATTATTAACGAGCCAACTGCAGCAGCACTTGCATATGGTCTTGATAAAACAGATGAAGACCAAACGATTCTTGTCTATGACCTTGGTGGTGGTACGTTTGACGTATCCATCCTTGAACTAGGCGATGGCGTATTCCAAGTTCTTGCAACTGCTGGAGACAATCAACTGGGTGGAGATGATTTCGATGACGTGATCATTAACTACCTTGTGGAAGAGTTCCGTAAAGAAAATGGTATCGACTTGTCTAAAGATAAAATGGCAATGCAACGTTTGAAAGATGGAGCGGAAAAAGCGAAAAAAGACTTGTCAGGTGTAACATCTGCACAAATTTCACTGCCATTCATCACAGCAGGCGAAGCAGGACCACTTCACCTTGAAGTATCACTTTCACGTGCGAAATTTGATGAGTTGACTGCACATCTTGTTGAGCGTTCAATGGTACCAACACGTCAAGCGATGAAAGATGCTGGATTATCTTCATCACAAATCGATCGCGTTATCCTTGTAGGTGGATCTACACGTATCCCAGCGGTTCAAGATGCGATTCAAAAAGAAACAGGTAAAGAACCATATAAAGGTGTAAACCCAGACGAAGTTGTCGCAATGGGAGCGGCTGTTCAAGGTTCAATCTTGAGCGGAGACGTAACAGACGTTGTTCTTCTTGACGTAACACCATTGTCACTTGGTATTGAAACAATGGGTAACGTATTTACAAAATTGATCGAACGGAATACAACAATTCCAACAAGTAAATCACAAGTGTTCTCAACAGCAGCAGACAACCAACCTGCAGTAGATATCCATGTTCTACAAGGAGAGCGTCCAATGTCAGCTGATAATAAAACACTTGGTCGTTTCCAATTGACGGATATTCCACCAGCACCACGTGGCGTTCCACAAATTGAAGTAACATTTGATATCGATAAAAATGGTATCGTAACGGTTAAAGCGAAAGACCTTGGTACACAAAAAGAGCAAGACATCACAATCCAAGCGAGCTCAGGTCTATCTGACGAAGAAATCGAGCGCATGGTAAAAGACGCAGAAGCAAATGCTGAAGCGGACCAAAAGCGTAAAGAAGAAGCAGACTTGAAAAACGAAGCAGACCAACTTGTCTTCATGGCTGAAAAAACGCTAAAAGACCTTGAAGGTAAAGTTTCTGAAGAAGAAGTGAAAAATGTTGAAGAAGCGAAGGAAGAATTGAAAGCTGCGCTTGAAGCAGGAGATTTCGATGAAATCCGCGCGAAGAAAGAGAAATTAGAGGAAATCGTGCAACAAATGACGATGAAACTCTATGAGCAAGCAGCAGCTGAAGGCGCTGAGGGTGCTGAAAATGCAGGCGGGCCACAAGATGATGGTGTAGTTGACGCTGATTTTGAAGAAATTATTGATGAAGATAAAAAATAA